AAATAGCTCATCTCCGTGCCCCCTCCGCCCCAGTTTGCCATCTTCTCTCAGGCAAATCTTTCCCCTCTCTGATCCTTGGtttctcctcccccccccccctttgcattttatgttttaagtCATTATCACAGAGGTTTCTACTTTCCATAGCATGAGGGTTTGGACTAGATGATTACTAAAGGCTGTTTCGGTGTACATGTGCTACATCTCTAAGCAGGTAAACCTCCTACCTACACCTGTATTCCCAGGGATACACAGGTGCTCCCGCATAGGAGGCTTTGGTCCTTGACTcagcccagccctggcctcttattttgtttatgtctCCAAGACTATACTAATGCTGGTCCCTCTGAGGCCGCTTGCAGAACGTCAGCCCTACTGGTCATACCTCAGTGCCACAGCCAGCCAAGAGCAAACCCATGAGCATCTGGGGAGTGCTTGGAGAAAAGTTAGACACTTTATATGAAtggtgtggggaggaaggtagCTTTACCCTCTGCGGGGCCCTAAGATTCAGCCTCATGGCGACTGACTACTTTGGCTGGGACTTTCCATTCTAGTCAATCATGAGGAAGCCACGAGCAGCTGTGGGAAGTCGAAGTCGTTGCAGGAAGCAGGCATCCagccaggagggaagggagaaacgTGCCCTCAGCAGCAGCCAGGCCAAGCCATCTGCACCTGACGGTGAGGAGCTTGGTCTTAGAGACTCAGGGGCTGGTTTAATTGGCCATGAAAGGGGACAGATTCAGGCTGGGAAGGGAGCATGGTATGTATCAAGGCATTAAGGAACTAATTAAGGTTCTAATTCTGACTTTGCTCTGTGGCTTTGGGATAATTGCTCTGAATAGCTGCTTTCTTACCAGTGATATGGCGTAGTAGTCTGTGCATTTCCTTCCTCACTTGGCTCTCATGGGATCAGATGAGTTTATCAGCCTGTCAGTGTTTTGTAAATGGGAAGGCCCTGCACAGGTATATATTATGCTTGGCTGAAACTTGGAGTTTCATTATGACCCAGAGACAAAGGAGCCAGGGGTATCACCCTGGGAAAATGAAGGCCAGAAACTTGGCTAAGGCTACCCAGGGCTAGAGACTCCAGGTCCCAAGCTCAGGCaagggcttgggggtgggggaagctttAAGTGGAACAGACTGAAACCAGGCCACAGTGCCCCAGATTGCTGGTGCACACCCTATGCAAGGATGATCCCTGAGTTTTCTGAGGTTCCAGCAGGCCTGGCCAGGCAGCAGGAGGAGGTGAGATTGCAGGCCCCTGTCTCCCCGTACCATCTATTCAGAGACACAGCTGAGGTCACAGTCTTCCGGAAGAGCCTGCTGAGCTGGTATGACCGAGAGAAGCGGGACCTACCCTGGAGAAGGCAGGTAGGTGGGTGAGGGACAAGGACGGTGGAGTGGGGGAGGCTGGTGCCCAGCCCCCTCTGCACTAACTGCCCATCTGGGatttcattggcaggtggagggTGAGGTGGACCTGGACAGGCGGGCATACGCTGGTGAGTACATCTCCTGAGAGCAGGTTTGCTTTGCCTGGACGCTCTCAGGTCTGGGTCTGTGGGCTAGGAGCAGGGCTGGTTAGCAGTGTCCTCATACCAACCCTTCTTCCCCAGTGTGGGTCTCAGAGGTCATGCTGCAGCAGACCCAGGTTGCCACGGTGATCGACTATTATACCCGATGGATGCAGGTGACTTCAGGGAATGAAGGGGAGGGTCATGGTCCAGACCCCAGATGACTCCTTTGGGGTGGGAATAAAGAAGGCTTCCTCCACCTCCTTCACCTTTGGCCTCATCTCTTTTTGCCTGCCTTTGGGCTGTAGAAGTGGCCTACGCTGCAGGACCTGGCCAGTGCTTCCCTGGAGGTGAGAGCCACCCTAGCGTCGGGGAATGGGGACTACTGAGGACCGACCTCTAATccctctgacctctgaccccacCCACAGGAGGTAAACCAGCTCTGGTCTGGCCTGGGCTATTACTCTCGAGGCCGGCGGCTACAGGAAGGAGCCCGGAAGgtaggtggggggcgggggagcccGAGGGCCTCAGGTATCTTATAACCTTGAGTCTTCCCATCCCAATCAGGTGGTAGAGGAGCTAGGGGGCCACATGCCACATACAGCGGAGACCCTGCAGCGGCTCCTGCCTGGTGTGGGGCGGTACACAGCCAGAGCCATTGCTTCCATTGCCTTTGGCCAGGTGAGCCCATAGCCCACCCCCCTATTGTGCGTgcccaccttccttcctcccagacCTGGCTGACTTCTGgactcctctgtgccaggcaaccGGTGTGGTGGATGGGAACGTAGTACGGGTGCTATGCCGTGTCCGAGCCATTGGTGCTGATCCCAGCAGCACCCTTGTTTCCCAGCAGCTCTGGTAGGATATTGGAGTAATGGGGCAGATTGGAAGAGTTGTCTCCAAAGCATCTTTGGCTCACAGCAGCGTTCCCTTCTTGTAGGAGCCTAGCCCAGCAGCTGGTGGAGCCAGCCCGGCCAGGGGACTTTAATCAAGCAGCCATGGAGCTGGGGGCCACAGTGTGCACCCCGCAGCGCCCGCTCTGCAGCCAGTGCCCTGTGCAGAGCCTGTGCCGGGCACGCCAGAGAGTGAGCCTTCTGGGGAAGGGGCAGTCAGGGGTCCTAGGGAGTGACCCCTGCCCCATGACATCCTGCCCTGTCTATGCCTCTCAGGTGGAGCAGGAGCAGCTCTCAGCCTCACGGAGCCTGCCAGGCAGTCGTGATGTGGAGGAGTGTGGTGAGTGCCAACCCTAGCCCTTCCCTGCACTGTTGAGGAGCTGCCTGTGGTTGCCTCATTCCATTTCATTCTACAGTCTGAGTAAGATTCTATAGAGCTGGGCCAGGGCCTGCTCTTTGGAGTTGGCACCTAAGCCCACCTGGCCTGAGTGGGGCTCTTGGATCTCTGTTCCTAGCTCCCAACACTGGACAGTGCCAGCTGTGTGCACCTCCCACAGAGCCCTGGGACCAGACCCTGGGAGTGACCAACTTTCCCAGAAAGGTCAGTCGCAGGCCCCCCAGGGAGGAGTGCTCTGCCACCTGTGTTCTGGAGCAGCCCAGGGCCCTTGGGGGTGCCCGAATTCTGCTGGTGCAGAGGCCCAACTCAGGTACCTTGATCCTGGGAGTGCAGGGGGGTTGCATGAgcaacaaggaagaaatagaggcATCAGTAGCTAAGGCCTAACTGATACCTGGCTGCCCTCCCTCTCAGGTCTGCTGGCAGGACTGTGGGAGTTCCCATCTGTGACTGCAGAACCCTCAGAGCAGCACCAGCGCAAGGCCCTGCTGCAGGCACTGCAGAGTTGGGTTGGGCCCCTCCCAGCCACCCGCCTTCGGCACCTGGGACAGGTGAGTGAGCAGAGGAGGGACCAGGAATGATGGCTTCTGTGGCCACATCCACAGGTCTGTTTCAGCCTCTTGGTGCTCCCCCCAGGTGGTCCACACCTTCTCTCACATCAAGCTGACATATCAAGTATATGGTCTGGCCCTGGAAGAACAGACCCCAGTGACCATAGTACCACCTGGAGCTCGCTGGCTGACCCGGGAGGAGTTTCACACCGCTGCTGTCTCCACCGCCATGAAAAAGG
This genomic stretch from Kogia breviceps isolate mKogBre1 chromosome 1, mKogBre1 haplotype 1, whole genome shotgun sequence harbors:
- the MUTYH gene encoding LOW QUALITY PROTEIN: adenine DNA glycosylase (The sequence of the model RefSeq protein was modified relative to this genomic sequence to represent the inferred CDS: deleted 1 base in 1 codon) gives rise to the protein MRKPRAAVGSRSRCRKQASSQEGREKRALSSSQAKPSAPDAGLARQQEEVRLQAPVSPYHLFRDTAEVTVFRKSLLSWYDREKRDLPWRRQVEGEVDLDRRAYAVWVSEVMLQQTQVATVIDYYTRWMQKWPTLQDLASASLEEVNQLWSGLGYYSRGRRLQEGARKVVEELGGHMPHTAETLQRLLPGVGRYTARAIASIAFGQATGVVDGNVVRVLCRVRAIGADPSSTLVSQQLWSLAQQLVEPARPGDFNQAAMELGATVCTPQRPLCSQCPVQSLCRARQRVEQEQLSASRSLPGSRDVEECAPNTGQCQLCAPPTEPWDQTLGVTNFPRKVSRRPPREECSATCVLEQPRALGGARILLVQRPNSGLLAGLWEFPSVTAEPSEQHQRKALLQALQSWVGPLPATRLRHLGQVVHTFSHIKLTYQVYGLALEEQTPVTIVPPGARWLTREEFHTAAVSTAMKKVYRVYEGQQPGTCKGSKRSQVSTLSRRKKPSAGQQVLDSFFQPHIPADAPSLNSATQ